Part of the Streptomyces sp. HSG2 genome, ACCCCGGAGCATCGGGAAGCCTTGCGTCGGTTCGTGAGTGCGCAGCGCGACACACGCAACACGGCGTCCGGCTACTGGGTTGCCGCCGGCGACGCGGAGGCTGCCGAACACGCAGTGGTCGGCAGCGCCGAGATCAAGGACGTGAGAGCGGCGGCGGTTCTCTCCGATGGCGCGTCACGCCTGGTCACCGAGTATGCCGTGGCCACCTGGGAGGAGGTCTTCGCCATACTTCGCGCGGGTGGTCCGGAGCGGTTGATCGCAGAAGTGCGGAAGGCGGAAGCCACGGATCCCACTGGTCGCCGTTGGCCGCGCTACAAGTCCGGGGACGACGCCGCCGTGGCGTTCTGCCAGTGGGAAGAGGGAGGGGCCGCGCGGTGATCCGCGCCGACCGCGTGCCGTACGCGCCGTCGGCTCCGACGGCGCGTACGGCGGTCCTATAGCATCGAGTGCGCCGCGCACAGTTCGAGCGATGATCACAAGACTTTACGAGTCGCTACCAGGAGGGGTTCCATGTCCCGTGGGGCACGTGTGGGGCAGTGGGATGCCGCACGGAGCAACGCCAAAGGTCACGACACCATCATCGCGCGGACTGTAAATCTGCCGGCTCAGCCTTCCCAGGTTCGAATCCTGGCGCCGCCACGCTGAGAGGGAGCCCCTCCGGTCGGACGAAAGTCCTGGTCGGAGGGGCTTCTTTCGTGATGGACGCCTTTGGAGTGGCGGCGCTGCCGGTCTCGGCGTCAAGCGCCGCTTGTCGCCCCTGGGTGGTTCGGATCATCAGTCCCGACGTTCTGGAGATCGTGTGCAGCCAGCCAAGATCGTCGACTTGTTCGCCGGCCCCGGAGGGGTGGACGTGGCCGCCGAGACGCTCGGTGTGCCCTCCGTCGGCCTCGAATGGGACCCCGACGCGTGTCGGACCCGTCGTGCCGCCGGGCTCGCCACGATCGAGGGGGACGTGCGGCGCTATGGGCCCGCCGACTTCCCGGACGCGGACGTGCTGGCCGGGGGGCCGCCCTGCCAGACGTTCACCGTCGCGGGCAACGGAGCGGGCCGAAAGGCGCTGGAGGAGGTTCTGCGGTTCGTCGAGCGGATGACTGCCCGCGACGACCGCGAGGCGATCACCGGTGATCTCGGTCGCTTGGACGACGAGCGCACCGGGCTGGTACTCGAACCGCTCCGCTGGATCCTCGAAGCCCTCGACGCGCGTCGGAAGCCGTACGAGTCGATCGTTCTGGAGCAGGTCCCGGCCGTGCTCCCGGTCTGGGAGGCGTACGCCCGCGTGCTGCGTCGGGAGGGCTACTCGGTCGCCCACGGCGTCGTGACGGCGGAGGCCTACGGCGTCCCGCAGACGCGTCGCAGGGCGGTGCTCGTCGCGCGCAGGGGGCGGCACGCGCTGAGGTTGCCCGAACCCACCCACCGGGCCTACCGCAAGGGAGCGCCGCGTCAGGCCGGGGAGGCCGGGCCGAGGCCCTGGCGCTCCATGGGGGAAGTGGTCGACCGGGGAGGGCCCTTCGAGGTCGTCTCGAACTACGGCACGGGAGGCGACCCGCGGCAACGGGGACGCCGGTCCTCCTCGCACCCGGCCGCGACGGTCACCGGGAAGATCTTCCGTAATCGGGTGGTCTCGCTCGACGGCGAGGAACTGGAGCGTTTCAGTCCCGCCGAGGCGGGGCGGCTCCAGACGTTTCCCTCCGACTATCCGTGGTCCGGTCGCGACGTGGGCCAACAGATCGGGAACGCGGTGCCGCCACGCCTGGCGATGCACGTCCTGAGTGCCTGCTTCGGCTGGTCTCCCCCCGCCGAGGAGGTGTTGGCCCGGCTCGATCGCTGGGTCGGCGCGTCGACCGTGGTCGTCGGGGCCTGAGGGGGTTGTGCCGTGGCCCGCCTTCGCTCCGCGAACGGCGTGACCGGCCCGACCGAGAGCCCGCCACGGCCGGTGACGGTCAGTTGCCCGCGACCGCCCGCACGGCCACCGAGACGGGGACGGACCCGTTGACCAGTTCCAGGGTCAGACCCGCCGTCGCGGGGGTGTCCACCAGCTCGGCGAGGACCGCCGCCACGTCGTCCCGGGTGACGGGCCCCCGCCCGGTGTGTGCCTCCAGGCGGACCAGTCCCGTGCCCGCGTCGTCCGTCAACTGACCTGGCCGCAGGACGGTCCAGTCCAACGCGTCCAACGCGCGCACGTGCGCGTCGGCCTCGCCCTTGGCGCGGAGATACACGTCGAAGACGCCGTCTCCCGGGTGCCGGGGGTCGGCGCCCATGGAGGACACGATCACGAAGCGCCGTACGCCGGCCTGGACGGCCGCGTCGGCGAACAACACCGCCGCCGCCTTGTCCACCGTGTCCTTGCGTGCGGTGCCACTGTCGGGGCCCGCGCCCGCCGCGAAGACCGCAGCGTCCGCACCCCGCAATCGCTCGGCGATGTCCTCGACCGACGACGACTCCAGGTCGAGCACCACCGGTTCGGCGCCCGCCGCCCGCAGGTCCTCCGCCTGTTCGGGTCTGCGGATGATGCCCGCGACCTCGTCCCCGCGCGTGGAGAGCAGCCTCTCCAGCCGCAGAGCGATCTGACCATGACCTCCGGCGATGACAGTGCGCATGTCTTCGACCGTACGCCCCGACCGGGGCGAACGCCGCATGGGGCCGGCGTGTCGATCGCGGCCGACGCTGTCCGGCGGTGCCCGGGGATCCGGTGGCTCCCGCCGGGCCGTCCGGAGCGGGCCCGCCCCGAGCCCTGCTCCGAAGCCTCCCGGCGCGCCGCGCACGCGGTCACCGCCGGCGTGCCCCTCGCGCGTCGAGATCCCTTTCCCCGCCGCCCCGTGGCGACTCCGTCGAGGGTCAGTGCGCCTCGCCCCGGCCCTGGCGGGGCAGTCCCATGTCCGCGCCTCCGGAACCGTCCCCGTACTCCCGCACCGCGCTCGTTCGGGCCACCACACGCCCCCGGTGCACCACGATCCGGCTGTAGGCGAGGGAGAGCGCGCCCGCCAAGCCGTCACCCCGGACCGCGAGCAGTTCGGCGGGGAATCCCGCCTCCACACGCACCTCCGGCAGACCCATCACGGTCCGGGCCCGGGTGCTCACCGTGGCGTAGGCGTCCTCGGGGCCGAGTGCCTGGCGTGAGGCCAGCAGGAACGCCGCCTCCAGCGGGTCTCCTCGCCCCACCGGGTTGGCGGCGTCCCTCAGCGCGCCGCTGCCCGCGGCGACCCGCACCCCGGCCGCCCGCAGCAGTCGCACCGGTGCGGTCGCCCCCCGGTCCCGTGTCGACGCGCACCCGCCCTGTGGGAGACACACCACGGAGACCCCGGACGCCGCCAGCCGGTCCGCCGCCCTGCCGGCGACGTCGGTGGGGAGGGCGCCGAGGCCGCCGCACGGGCCGAGGGTGACCCGGGAGCGGAGCCCGCCGGCCATGCCGGCCAGACGCGCGAGCCGGGTCGGGTCCGCGGCGTCGGTGTGCAGGTCCACGGCGCAGCCGTGCTCGGACGCGACCTCCAGCACGGCCTCCACGTAACCGGTGGGATCCGGGTCGAGGTCGGGGCAGCCGCCCACCACGCCCGCCCCCATCCTGACGGCGTCCCGCAACATCGCCAGGCCCTCGGCGCCGGCCAGGCCGGTCAACACCCTGGGCATGGCGACCGGGGTGAGTTCGGCCAGTCCGCGCAGCGCCCTTCGTGCGCGCAGGACGGCCCCCAGCGCCTCCAGCCCGTGCGTGGGGCCCACGCGGACGTGCGCGCGCAGCGCGGTCGAACCGTGTCCCAGGTGCAACAACGCCGCCTCGGTCGCCCGGCGCTGCACCTCTGGGGGGTCGTCGGAGACGGGGCCCTCGGTGTCGGCCGTGAGGGCGGTGTCGGCGTGGGCGTGCGGCTCCGCCGGTGCGGGGAGGAGGAGGTATCCCGCGAGGTCGACGCGGACGCAGTCCCCCGCCGCGTCCGCTCCCCCCAGGCTGCCCGTCGTGCCGACCGCCTCGATGCGGGGACCGTGCACCCGTACGTCCACGGTCCGACCGTCGGCGAGGCGGGCACCGGCCAGCAAGAGGCAGCAGCGGGTGTCGCCCCGCGCGGAGGCGGGCTCGGGTGGCCGCGGGTGACTGTCGGGCATCGGGCTCCTCCGGGCTCTCGGCCGTGCCGAGGCTTGGGGCTCCGCCGCCGCCGGGACGCGAGATCACGCGGAGTGGGTCGAGCCTAGGGCGGTGTCCGGCCGGCGACGGGGAGGAGGGCAATAGTCGTATCGGCGCGGTCCGCGGTCCGCGAAGGCGGCCGAGAGGTGACGCGGAGGTGTCGGCGAAGCGGCCGACCGGTGCGGCGCGCGGGGCGCGTTCGGCGGGCCGGAGCCCGTCGGCGGGGTCGTCGGACGGGGAGCGTGGGGCCTTCCAACGGATTTGGGCGAACGGCCGCGGAGCGTGTAATGTCTTCATCGCTCGCCCCAATAGCTCAGTCGGCAGAGCGTCTCCATGGTAAGGAGAAGGTCAACGGTTCGATTCCGTTTTGGGGCTCTGGTGTGGCAGGCCCCCGTCGTGAGACGGGGCCTGATCGCATCGCAGCGGTGTAGCTCAGTCGGTAGAGCAAGCGGCTCATAATCGCTGTGTCACCGGTTCAAGTCCGGTCACCGCTACTGTCAGTAGCCGATTGCGGGGTCGGTCCTTCGATCGGCTACTCTTCTTGCGTTAATTAAGCCCATCTGTTCGTCAAGGAGCACTCACGTGGCTGCCACCGACGTCCGCCCGAAGATCACGCTGGCCTGCGTGGAGTGCAAGGAGCGGAACTACATCACCAAGAAGAACCGGCGCAACAACCCGGACCGTCTTGAGATGAAGAAGCACTGCCCGCGTTGCAAGGCGCACACCGCGCACCGCGAGACGCGATAAATCAGGCTCGCACGTGAGGCCGTCCCCGTGACCGGGGGCGGCCTCACGTCGTTGGCGGGCCGTCCCCCCCCCGATGGGCGGGGCGGTGGTCCGACGCCCCGCCGGGGCCGTGGGGCGGCAGGCAGCAGCAGACCAGCAGGAGGTATGCGCAGATGGCGCTCGACCAGTCCTTCGTGGGGCGGGCCTACCCGCCGACCGAACCCTACGAGGTGGGCCGCGAGAAGATCCGCGAGTTCGCGGAGGCCCTGGGGGACGCCGACCCCGTGTACACGGACACGGAAGCGGCCAAGGCGCTCGGCCACCAGGACGTGATCGCTCCGCCGACCTTCGTCTTCGCCATCACCTTCAAGGCGGCGGGGCGGGTCGTCGAGGATCCGGGGCTCGGCCTCGACTACAGCCGGGTCGTACACGGCGACCAGAAGTTCGCCTACTCGCGCCCGGTACGCGCCGGGGACCGCCTCACGGTCACGTCCACCATCGAATCGATCAAGTCGCTGGCCGGCAACGACGTCCTGTCCGTCCGCGGCGAGGTGTTCGACGAGGCAGGCGAGCACGTCGTGACCGCCTGGACCAAGCTGGTGGCCCGCGCCGCCGAGGAGGCGTGAACGTTCCGATGACCGCGAAGATCTCCCTGGCCGACATCGAGGTCGGCACGGAACTGCCCGCTCGGAGCTTCCCCGTGAGCCGCGCGACGCTGGTGCGCTACGCGGGGGCCTCCGGCGACTTCAATCCGATCCACTGGAACGAGAGGTTCGCCCGGGAGGTGGGCCTGCCGGACGTCATCGCGCACGGCATGTTCACCATGGCCCAGGCGATCCGGGTCGTCACGGACTGGACGGGCGACCCCGGTTCGGTCGTCGAGTACGGTGTCCGCTTCACCCGGCCCGTCGTGGTGCCCGACGACGAGCGCGGCGCCCTGATCGAGGTGACCGGCAGGGTGGCGGAAATCCGGGGGGACGGCACCGTCCGGGTCGATCTGACGGCGACCAGCGCCGGGCAGAAGGTGCTCGGCATGTCGCGCGCGGTCGTCCGGCCGGCCTGAGCGTGCGGGTCGACCATGCCGCCCCCCGGCGGCCTGTTCGGCCGGTGGCCCGAGGCGAGGAGGCGGGGACGCGCCGGGGCCGCGGCGCGGTCTCGTAGGCTGGGCCCGTGCAGGAACTCCACCACGCCCCGCTCGCCCCCCTGACCACGCTCCGCCTCGGCGGTCCGGCGACCCGCCTGGTCACGGCCGCCTCCGACGCGGAGGCCGTCGACGCCGTCCGGGAGGCCGACGCCGCAGGAACCCCGTTGCTGATCATCGGCGGTGGGTCCAATCTGGTCGTCGCCGACCGGGGTTTCGAGGGCACCGCCTTGCACATCGCCACCC contains:
- a CDS encoding DNA cytosine methyltransferase, which gives rise to MQPAKIVDLFAGPGGVDVAAETLGVPSVGLEWDPDACRTRRAAGLATIEGDVRRYGPADFPDADVLAGGPPCQTFTVAGNGAGRKALEEVLRFVERMTARDDREAITGDLGRLDDERTGLVLEPLRWILEALDARRKPYESIVLEQVPAVLPVWEAYARVLRREGYSVAHGVVTAEAYGVPQTRRRAVLVARRGRHALRLPEPTHRAYRKGAPRQAGEAGPRPWRSMGEVVDRGGPFEVVSNYGTGGDPRQRGRRSSSHPAATVTGKIFRNRVVSLDGEELERFSPAEAGRLQTFPSDYPWSGRDVGQQIGNAVPPRLAMHVLSACFGWSPPAEEVLARLDRWVGASTVVVGA
- a CDS encoding NAD(P)H-binding protein, with the protein product MRTVIAGGHGQIALRLERLLSTRGDEVAGIIRRPEQAEDLRAAGAEPVVLDLESSSVEDIAERLRGADAAVFAAGAGPDSGTARKDTVDKAAAVLFADAAVQAGVRRFVIVSSMGADPRHPGDGVFDVYLRAKGEADAHVRALDALDWTVLRPGQLTDDAGTGLVRLEAHTGRGPVTRDDVAAVLAELVDTPATAGLTLELVNGSVPVSVAVRAVAGN
- a CDS encoding hydrolase — its product is MPDSHPRPPEPASARGDTRCCLLLAGARLADGRTVDVRVHGPRIEAVGTTGSLGGADAAGDCVRVDLAGYLLLPAPAEPHAHADTALTADTEGPVSDDPPEVQRRATEAALLHLGHGSTALRAHVRVGPTHGLEALGAVLRARRALRGLAELTPVAMPRVLTGLAGAEGLAMLRDAVRMGAGVVGGCPDLDPDPTGYVEAVLEVASEHGCAVDLHTDAADPTRLARLAGMAGGLRSRVTLGPCGGLGALPTDVAGRAADRLAASGVSVVCLPQGGCASTRDRGATAPVRLLRAAGVRVAAGSGALRDAANPVGRGDPLEAAFLLASRQALGPEDAYATVSTRARTVMGLPEVRVEAGFPAELLAVRGDGLAGALSLAYSRIVVHRGRVVARTSAVREYGDGSGGADMGLPRQGRGEAH
- the rpmG gene encoding 50S ribosomal protein L33; this encodes MAATDVRPKITLACVECKERNYITKKNRRNNPDRLEMKKHCPRCKAHTAHRETR
- a CDS encoding MaoC family dehydratase N-terminal domain-containing protein translates to MALDQSFVGRAYPPTEPYEVGREKIREFAEALGDADPVYTDTEAAKALGHQDVIAPPTFVFAITFKAAGRVVEDPGLGLDYSRVVHGDQKFAYSRPVRAGDRLTVTSTIESIKSLAGNDVLSVRGEVFDEAGEHVVTAWTKLVARAAEEA
- a CDS encoding MaoC family dehydratase, with amino-acid sequence MTAKISLADIEVGTELPARSFPVSRATLVRYAGASGDFNPIHWNERFAREVGLPDVIAHGMFTMAQAIRVVTDWTGDPGSVVEYGVRFTRPVVVPDDERGALIEVTGRVAEIRGDGTVRVDLTATSAGQKVLGMSRAVVRPA